Part of the Borrelia hispanica CRI genome is shown below.
AATATAAAAAACTTATTTACAAACTTGACATTTAAACAAAATAGTATATAATACTATATAAGAATGATTATTATTTAATAATAAAAAAGGAGAATATATATGAGAAATAACATTTTAAAGAACATAATTACTATATCTGCTTTAACAGCATTTATGCTTACCAGTTGTAATACTGATGGGACTTTGGCTATACCAACTGGTAGTCAAAAAGGTGGTGCAGATACTAAAACAAGTGGTGATGGTCCATCAAATATCCCAAGAGCTGATGGTGATGTTAATGGTGATGTTAATGGTGATGTTAATGGTGGTGTTAATGGTGGTGTTGATGATGGGGCTAAACAATTAGCAGATTTGATAGTTGTACTTACAACAAAAGTTGAAAAGGAAGTAAAGGTAAATAAAGATGGTAAAGAGCCTGATAATACTCAATATGGATTAAAAGACAGCGTATTTAAATTAATAAAGGATGATAAGCAGAAAACTTATGATGAAGATACAAATAAAGATACAAGACATAAATTTTATGGATCTTTGAGCTGGAAAAAAGAAGCAATTAAAGGCCTTGGAGAAGTACTTGCAAAGCTAGCAGGAGAGGCAGCTTATAAAGATACTTGGCCTAAAAATCTTGTAGAGGTGGGAGAAAAAGTACAAGGAGTAATTCAGGTTACATTTAAACAAATAGAAGACAAAAAAGAAAAGCTTAATACTTTAAGCCTTGAAAAAATAAATGAACTTAATGATCAAGTAAAAAAACTTGAAGAAGCAAGAAATACCTGGATAACATTTGTAGATGATTTAATTAAAGATTATAAGGCTGATAAAGATAGCATCAAAACTACTGTAAAAAATTTGGTAGATAAATACCTAACTCCAAAATACACTGATCCTCTTTCTGGGCTTATTAAAAGCAGTAAACAATTAGGGGAAGAGATGAAGAAAATATTAGATGAAATAAATTAATATAAATAATATATTAAGTATGACATTTTCAAATTACGGAAGAGAGGCAGAGCTTCTCTTCCGTTTTTATTTGTGCAATTTATAATCAATTAAAAAATTATATTTTTCTTGAAATGCACTTAAAAAACTTAACGAATATGTTTGATAAGTATTGTGATTAAATGTGTTCATTATTAATATAAAAAAATTTACTGTAAAATCTTGACATTTAAATTAAATAGTATTATATATTATTTAATAATGATTATGATTTAATAATCAAAGGAAGGAGAATATTTATGAGAAACAATATTTTAAGTAATATTTTTAGTATATTTGTTTTAACAGCATTGATATTTATTGCTTGTAATCCAGGTAGTAGTGCTGGTGGTGATGGACAATCAGAAGGTGCGAGTGGCGATAGTGCTAAGCAATCAGTATTAAGTGAGCTTTTCAAAAAGGTTGCAGGTGAAGGAAAGGTAAACGAAGGTAAAAGCGAGCCTGATAATACTCAATATGGATTAAAAGACAGTGTATTTAAAATAATAAAGGATGACAAGAATAAAACTTATGATGCAGATGAAAAGCAAGATTCAAGATATAAATTTTATGGATCTTTGAGCTGGAAAAAAGAAGCAATTGAAGGCCTTGGGATAGTACTTGCAGAAATAGGGAAAAACGTAACTTATAAAGACACTTGGCCTAAAAATCTTGTAGAGGTAGGAGAAAAAGTACAAGGAGTAATTCAGGTTGCATTTAAACAAATAGAAGACAAAAAAGAAAAGCTTAATACCCTAAGCCTTGAAAAAATAAATGAGGTTAATGACAAAGTAAAAAAACTTGAAGAGGCAAGAAATACCTGGACAACATTTGTAGCTGGTTTACTTAAAGATTATAGTGCTGATAAAGGTAGTATCAAAACTACTATGCAAAAGTTGATAGATGATTACCTAACTCCAAAATATAATGATTCTCTTTCTGGGCTTATTACAAGCAGTGAAAAGTTAGGGGAAGATATTAAGAAAATATTAGAATAAGTAAAATAATATAAATAAATATATTAAATATGACATTTTCAAATTACGGAAGAGAGGCAGAGCTTCTCTTCCATTTTTGTTTGTACAACTTATAAACGATTAAAAATTATTTTATTTTTAATGTACTTATAAACCTTCTTAAATAAGCTTAATAATGATTATGATTCAAATTTTATTATTAATATAAAAAACTTATTTACAAACTTGACATTTAAACAAAATAGTATATAATACTATATAAGAATGATTATTATTTAATAATAAAAAAGGAGAATATATATGAGAAATAACATTTTAAAGAACATAATTACTATATCTGCTTTAACAGCATTTATGCTTACCAGTTGTAATACTGATGGGACTTTGGCTATACCAACTGGTAGTCAAAAAGGTGGTGCAGATACTAAAACAAGTGGTGATGGTCCATCAAATATCCCAAGAGCTGATGGTGATGTTAATGGTGATGTTAATGGTGATGTTAATGGTGGTGTTAATGGTGGTGTTGATGATGGGGCTAAACAATTAGCAGATTTGATAGTTGTACTTACAACAAAAGTTGAAAAGGAAGTAAAGGTAAATAAAGATGGTAAAGAGCCTGATAATACTCAATATGGATTAAAAGACAGCGTATTTAAATTAATAAAGGATGATAAGCAGAAAACTTATGATGAAGATACAAATAAAGATACAAGACATAAATTTTATGGATCTTTGAGCTGGAAAAAAGAAGCAATTAAAGGCCTTGGAGAAGTACTTGCAAAGCTAGCAGGAGAGGCAGCTTATA
Proteins encoded:
- a CDS encoding complement regulator-acquiring protein — its product is MRNNILKNIITISALTAFMLTSCNTDGTLAIPTGSQKGGADTKTSGDGPSNIPRADGDVNGDVNGDVNGGVNGGVDDGAKQLADLIVVLTTKVEKEVKVNKDGKEPDNTQYGLKDSVFKLIKDDKQKTYDEDTNKDTRHKFYGSLSWKKEAIKGLGEVLAKLAGEAAYKDTWPKNLVEVGEKVQGVIQVTFKQIEDKKEKLNTLSLEKINELNDQVKKLEEARNTWITFVDDLIKDYKADKDSIKTTVKNLVDKYLTPKYTDPLSGLIKSSKQLGEEMKKILDEIN
- a CDS encoding complement regulator-acquiring protein, with product MRNNILSNIFSIFVLTALIFIACNPGSSAGGDGQSEGASGDSAKQSVLSELFKKVAGEGKVNEGKSEPDNTQYGLKDSVFKIIKDDKNKTYDADEKQDSRYKFYGSLSWKKEAIEGLGIVLAEIGKNVTYKDTWPKNLVEVGEKVQGVIQVAFKQIEDKKEKLNTLSLEKINEVNDKVKKLEEARNTWTTFVAGLLKDYSADKGSIKTTMQKLIDDYLTPKYNDSLSGLITSSEKLGEDIKKILE
- a CDS encoding complement regulator-acquiring protein is translated as MRNNILKNIITISALTAFMLTSCNTDGTLAIPTGSQKGGADTKTSGDGPSNIPRADGDVNGDVNGDVNGGVNGGVDDGAKQLADLIVVLTTKVEKEVKVNKDGKEPDNTQYGLKDSVFKLIKDDKQKTYDEDTNKDTRHKFYGSLSWKKEAIKGLGEVLAKLAGEAAYKDTWPKNLVEVGEKVQGVIQVTFKQIEDKKEKLNTLSLEKINELNDQVKKLEEARNTWITFVDDLIKDYKADKDSIKTTVKNLVDKYLTPKYTDPLSG